One genomic segment of Pongo pygmaeus isolate AG05252 chromosome 19, NHGRI_mPonPyg2-v2.0_pri, whole genome shotgun sequence includes these proteins:
- the TRIM16 gene encoding tripartite motif-containing protein 16 isoform X1, with amino-acid sequence MAELDLMAPGPLPRATAQPPAPLSPDSGSPSPDSGSASPVEEEDVGSSEKLGGETEERDSDSAEQGDPAGEGKEVLCDFCLDDTRRVKAVKSCLTCMVNYCEEHLQPHQVNIKLQSHLLTEPVKDHNWRYCPAHHSPLSAFCCPDQQCICQDCCQEHSGHTIVSLDAARRDKEAELQCTQLDLERKLKLNENAISRLQANQKSVLMSVSEVKAVAEMQFGELLAAVRKAQANVMLFLEEKEQAALSQANGIKAHLEYRSAEMEKSKQELERMAAISNTVQFLEEYCKFKNTEDITFPSVYIGLKDKLLGIRKVITESTVHLIQLLENYKEKLQEFSKEEEYDIRTQVSAVVQRKYWTSRPEPSTREQFLQYAHDITFDPDTAHKYLRLQEENRKVTNTTPWEHPYPDLPSRFLHWRQVLSQQSLYLHRYYFEVEIFGAGTYVGLTCKGIDRKGEERNSCISGNNFSWSLQWNGKEFTAWHSDMETPLKAGPFRRLGVYIDFPGGILSFYGVEYDAMTLVHKFACKFSEPVYAAFWLSKKENAIRIVDLGEEPKKPAPCLVGTAP; translated from the exons ATGGCTGAGTTGGATCTGATGGCTCCAGGGCCACTGCCCAGGGCCACTgctcagcccccagcccctctcAGCCCAGACTCTGGGTCACCCAGCCCAGATTCTGGGTCGGCCAGCCCAGTGGAAGAAGAGGACGTGGGCTCCTCGGAGAAGCTTGGCGGGGAGACAGAGGAACGGGACAGTGACTCTGCAGAGCAGGGGGATCCTGCTGGTGAGGGGAAAGAGGTCCTGTGTGACTTCTGCCTTGATGACACCAGAAGAGTGAAGGCGGTGAAGTCCTGTCTCACCTGCATGGTGAATTACTGTGAAGAGCACTTGCAGCCACATCAGGTGAACATCAAACTGCAAAGCCACCTGCTGACCGAGCCAGTGAAGGACCACAACTGGCGATACTGCCCTGCCCACCACAGCCCACTGTCTGCCTTCTGCTGCCCTGATCAGCAGTGCATCTGCCAGGACTGTTGCCAGGAGCACAGTGGCCACACCATAGTCTCCCTGGATGCAGCCCGCAGGGACAAGGAG GCTGAACTCCAGTGCACCCAGTTAGACTTGGAGCGGAAACTCAAGTTGAATGAAAATGCCATCTCCAGGCTCCAGGCCAACCAAAAGTCTGTTCTg aTGTCGGTGTCAGAGGTCAAAGCAGTGGCTGAAATGCAGTTTGGGGAACTCCTTGCTGCTGTGAGGAAGGCCCAGGCCAATGTGATGCTGTTCTTAGAGGAGAAGGAGCAAGCTGCGCTGAGCCAGGCCAACGGTATCAAGGCCCACCTGGAGTACAGGAGTGCCGAGATGGAGAAAAGCAAGCAGGAGCTGGAGAGGATGGCGGCCATCAGCAACACTGTCCAGTTCCTGGAG GAGTACTGCAAGTTTAAGAACACTGAAGACATCACCTTCCCTAGTGTTTACATAGGGCTGAAGGATAAACTCTTGGGCATCCGCAAAGTTATCACGGAATCCACTGTACACTTAATCCAGTTGCTGGAGAACTATAAGGAAAAGCTCCAGGAGTTTTCCAAGGAAG AGGAGTATGACATCAGAACTCAAGTGTCTGCCGTTGTTCAGCGCAAATATTGGACTTCCAGACCTGAGCCCAGCACCAGGGAACAGTTCCTCCAAT ATGCGCATGACATCACATTCGACCCGGACACAGCACACAAGTATCTCCGGCTGCAGGAGGAGAACCGCAAGGTCACCAACACCACGCCCTGGGAGCATCCCTACCCGGACCTCCCCAGCAGGTTCCTGCACTGGCGGCAGGTGCTGTCCCAGCAGAGTCTGTACCTGCACAGGTACTATTTTGAGGTGGAGATCTTCGGGGCAGGCACCTATGTTGGCCTGACCTGCAAAGGCATCGACCGGAAAGGGGAGGAGCGCAACAGTTGCATTTCCGGAAACAATTTCTCCTGGAGCCTCCAATGGAACGGGAAGGAGTTCACGGCCTGGCACAGTGACATGGAGACCCCACTCAAAGCTGGCCCTTTCCGGAGGCTCGGGGTCTATATCGACTTCCCAGGAGGGATCCTTTCCTTCTATGGTGTAGAGTATGACGCCATGACTCTGGTTCACAAGTTTGCCTGCAAGTTTTCAGAACCAGTCTATGCTGCCTTCTGGCTTTCCAAGAAGGAAAATGCCATCCGGATTGTAGATCTGGGAGAGGAACCCAAGAAGCCAGCACCGTGCTTGGTGGGGACTGCTCCCTAG
- the TRIM16 gene encoding tripartite motif-containing protein 16 isoform X2, translating into MSVSEVKAVAEMQFGELLAAVRKAQANVMLFLEEKEQAALSQANGIKAHLEYRSAEMEKSKQELERMAAISNTVQFLEEYCKFKNTEDITFPSVYIGLKDKLLGIRKVITESTVHLIQLLENYKEKLQEFSKEEEYDIRTQVSAVVQRKYWTSRPEPSTREQFLQYAHDITFDPDTAHKYLRLQEENRKVTNTTPWEHPYPDLPSRFLHWRQVLSQQSLYLHRYYFEVEIFGAGTYVGLTCKGIDRKGEERNSCISGNNFSWSLQWNGKEFTAWHSDMETPLKAGPFRRLGVYIDFPGGILSFYGVEYDAMTLVHKFACKFSEPVYAAFWLSKKENAIRIVDLGEEPKKPAPCLVGTAP; encoded by the exons aTGTCGGTGTCAGAGGTCAAAGCAGTGGCTGAAATGCAGTTTGGGGAACTCCTTGCTGCTGTGAGGAAGGCCCAGGCCAATGTGATGCTGTTCTTAGAGGAGAAGGAGCAAGCTGCGCTGAGCCAGGCCAACGGTATCAAGGCCCACCTGGAGTACAGGAGTGCCGAGATGGAGAAAAGCAAGCAGGAGCTGGAGAGGATGGCGGCCATCAGCAACACTGTCCAGTTCCTGGAG GAGTACTGCAAGTTTAAGAACACTGAAGACATCACCTTCCCTAGTGTTTACATAGGGCTGAAGGATAAACTCTTGGGCATCCGCAAAGTTATCACGGAATCCACTGTACACTTAATCCAGTTGCTGGAGAACTATAAGGAAAAGCTCCAGGAGTTTTCCAAGGAAG AGGAGTATGACATCAGAACTCAAGTGTCTGCCGTTGTTCAGCGCAAATATTGGACTTCCAGACCTGAGCCCAGCACCAGGGAACAGTTCCTCCAAT ATGCGCATGACATCACATTCGACCCGGACACAGCACACAAGTATCTCCGGCTGCAGGAGGAGAACCGCAAGGTCACCAACACCACGCCCTGGGAGCATCCCTACCCGGACCTCCCCAGCAGGTTCCTGCACTGGCGGCAGGTGCTGTCCCAGCAGAGTCTGTACCTGCACAGGTACTATTTTGAGGTGGAGATCTTCGGGGCAGGCACCTATGTTGGCCTGACCTGCAAAGGCATCGACCGGAAAGGGGAGGAGCGCAACAGTTGCATTTCCGGAAACAATTTCTCCTGGAGCCTCCAATGGAACGGGAAGGAGTTCACGGCCTGGCACAGTGACATGGAGACCCCACTCAAAGCTGGCCCTTTCCGGAGGCTCGGGGTCTATATCGACTTCCCAGGAGGGATCCTTTCCTTCTATGGTGTAGAGTATGACGCCATGACTCTGGTTCACAAGTTTGCCTGCAAGTTTTCAGAACCAGTCTATGCTGCCTTCTGGCTTTCCAAGAAGGAAAATGCCATCCGGATTGTAGATCTGGGAGAGGAACCCAAGAAGCCAGCACCGTGCTTGGTGGGGACTGCTCCCTAG